In Thermogemmatispora onikobensis, a genomic segment contains:
- a CDS encoding SDR family NAD(P)-dependent oxidoreductase — protein sequence MLLAGLRGFITGAGTGIGRAIALEMVREGADLYITDLDGEAAQRTAAEARALRPEARLYAAALDVRQGAAVAACIEEAQARLGGLELAVNNAGVSSMARVVDLTEDDWNFNMDVNAKGVFLCCQAEVRAMLRRGGGGSIVNIASMAGKKAAPFLAHYSASKFAVVGFTQALALETAEAGIRVNAVCPGYVRTSMQEREVVWEAQLRGITPDEVIADYLRAIPLGRLEEPEDVARVVAFLLSERAAYMTGLAVDVNGGAFMS from the coding sequence ATGCTCTTAGCTGGTTTGCGAGGTTTCATCACTGGTGCAGGTACCGGGATTGGGCGCGCCATTGCTCTGGAGATGGTGCGTGAGGGGGCCGATCTCTATATTACCGATCTGGATGGAGAGGCCGCTCAGCGCACCGCGGCTGAAGCCAGGGCGCTCCGGCCAGAGGCTCGTCTCTACGCTGCGGCCCTTGACGTGCGACAGGGCGCGGCGGTGGCCGCCTGCATTGAAGAGGCCCAGGCTCGTCTGGGGGGCCTGGAACTGGCGGTCAACAATGCCGGTGTTTCTTCGATGGCCCGCGTCGTTGACCTGACCGAGGATGACTGGAACTTTAACATGGACGTCAATGCCAAGGGGGTCTTTCTCTGCTGCCAGGCCGAGGTACGCGCCATGTTGCGTCGTGGAGGGGGTGGTAGCATCGTCAATATTGCCTCGATGGCTGGCAAGAAGGCGGCGCCCTTCCTGGCCCACTATTCCGCCTCCAAGTTCGCCGTCGTTGGCTTCACCCAGGCTCTGGCGCTTGAGACTGCCGAGGCCGGCATTCGGGTCAATGCTGTCTGCCCAGGCTATGTGCGGACCTCGATGCAAGAGCGTGAAGTGGTTTGGGAGGCTCAACTACGGGGCATCACGCCCGATGAGGTCATCGCCGACTACCTGCGGGCGATCCCTCTAGGCCGCCTGGAAGAGCCGGAGGATGTAGCGCGGGTGGTGGCCTTTCTGTTGAGTGAACGTGCAGCCTACATGACCGGTCTGGCGGTCGATGTGAATGGTGGGGCGTTCATGTCCTGA